In Paramisgurnus dabryanus chromosome 14, PD_genome_1.1, whole genome shotgun sequence, one genomic interval encodes:
- the LOC135718761 gene encoding cadherin-related family member 4-like: MLPIPEDVRRGALIGVVNAIDRDWPFNSLRLSFPGGDSAFTIDPDGGQLYLSTELDFEEKQFYRVKIQAVDFDQDVDKTDQRTGATDIIIQVQNVNDNAPVCNPLSYKSIIFSTLAAGVPIVTLSCTDPDRDPLMATITNGAVVDRFQMNGLSLTSKNLFSYMPDGVYDATMFEVTIQVSDGKYSTDVVAYITVVPQNTLLPLRGRHR; encoded by the exons ATGCTGCCCATCCCAGAAGATGTCCGTCGAGGGGCTTTAATAGGAGTAGTGAATGCAATAGATAGAGACTGGCCCTTTAATTCACTCAGACTGTCATTCCCAGGAGGAGACTCGGCTTTCACTATCGATCCAGACGGAG GGCAGCTGTATTTGAGTACAGAACTGGATTTTGAAGAAAAGCAGTTTTACAGAGTTAAAATTCAGGCTGTTGATTTTGACCAGGACGTCGACAAAACCGACCAAAGAACAGGAGCCACTGATATTATCATACAAGTTCAG AATGTAAATGACAATGCTCCGGTGTGTAACCCACTCTCATATAAATCCATCATCTTTTCCACCCTTGCTGCCGGTGTTCCCATTGTCACCCTCAGCTGTACAGACCCTGATAGAGATCCTCTAATGGCCACCATCACCAATG GTGCTGTCGTGGACCGATTCCAAATGAACGGTCTGAGTCTGACCTCTAAAAACCTCTTCTCCTACATGCCAGATGGTGTGTACGATGCCACCATGTTTGAGGTCACCATTCAGGTGTCTGATGGGAAATACAGCACTGATGTGGTCGCTTACATCACGGTCGTACCACAAAACACACTACTACCACT AAGGGGGCGCCACAGGTAA